In one Cronobacter dublinensis subsp. dublinensis LMG 23823 genomic region, the following are encoded:
- a CDS encoding DUF2891 domain-containing protein — protein sequence MTLTLSQADAFARMPLTYLRQEYPNHIMHLMNDDADALPPRELHPVFYGCFDWHSAVHGYWLLLRCLRLYPTLPCRDDIIALCDEHITPANVAREVAYFTAPFRASFERPYGYGWLLALAQELKQSALPQAARWHETLEPLTQDIRARLIDYLSKLTYPIRVGTHYNTAFALALGLDYARALNDGALAHAITEATTRFYQADTAYPAHYEPGGDEYLSGALTEALLMSKTAEHFPAWFDAFLPDIGGVAALMNPAVVSDRADPKIAHLDGLNLSRAWCMKHIAAALPEHHAAQSPLNEAVARHLAASVEHVVGSHYSGGHWLASFALLALE from the coding sequence ATGACACTGACGCTATCCCAGGCCGACGCCTTCGCCCGGATGCCTTTAACGTATCTGCGCCAGGAGTATCCGAACCACATCATGCATCTGATGAACGACGATGCCGATGCGCTGCCGCCGCGCGAACTGCACCCGGTTTTTTACGGCTGCTTTGACTGGCACTCGGCGGTGCATGGTTACTGGCTGCTGCTGCGCTGCCTGCGACTTTACCCGACGCTGCCGTGCCGCGACGACATCATCGCGCTGTGTGATGAGCACATCACGCCCGCGAATGTCGCGCGCGAAGTCGCCTACTTTACCGCGCCGTTTCGCGCGTCGTTCGAGCGTCCGTATGGCTACGGCTGGCTGCTGGCGCTCGCTCAGGAGCTGAAGCAGTCGGCACTGCCTCAAGCCGCGCGCTGGCACGAAACACTTGAGCCGCTGACGCAGGATATCCGCGCGCGCCTTATCGATTATCTCAGCAAGCTGACCTACCCGATCCGCGTCGGCACGCACTACAACACGGCGTTTGCGCTGGCGCTCGGCCTCGATTACGCCCGCGCGCTGAATGACGGGGCGCTGGCGCACGCCATTACGGAGGCGACCACGCGGTTTTATCAGGCCGATACGGCGTACCCGGCGCACTACGAGCCGGGCGGCGATGAGTATCTCTCCGGGGCGCTGACCGAGGCGCTGCTGATGAGCAAAACGGCGGAGCATTTCCCGGCGTGGTTCGACGCGTTCCTGCCGGATATCGGCGGCGTGGCGGCGCTGATGAACCCGGCGGTGGTGAGCGATCGCGCCGACCCGAAAATCGCGCACCTCGACGGGCTTAACTTAAGCCGCGCCTGGTGCATGAAGCATATCGCGGCGGCGCTGCCGGAACATCACGCCGCGCAGTCGCCGCTGAACGAGGCGGTGGCGCGCCATCTCGCGGCAAGCGTTGAGCATGTCGTCGGCAGTCACTACAGCGGCGGCCACTGGCTCGCGAGTTTCGCGCTGCTGGCGCTGGAATAA
- a CDS encoding citrate synthase translates to MADKKANLTYNGDGAIELDVLKGTLGQDVIDIRSLGSKGVFTFDPGFTSTASCESKITFIDGDEGILLHRGFPIDQLATESNYLEVCYILLYGEKPTQEQYDEFRTTVTRHTMIHEQITRLFHGFRRDSHPMAVLCGVTGALAAFYHDSLDVNNPRHREIAAFRLLSKMPTVAAMCYKYSIGQPFVYPRNDLSYSGNFLNMMFSTPCEPYEVNPVLERAMDRILILHADHEQNASTSTVRTAGSSGANPFACIAAGIASLWGPAHGGANEAALKMLEEISTVEHIPEFVRRAKDKNDSFRLMGFGHRVYKNYDPRATVMRETCHEVLKELGTKDDLLEVAMELENIALNDPYFIEKKLYPNVDFYSGIILKAMGIPSSMFTVIFAMARTVGWIAHWNEMHSEGMKIARPRQLYTGYEQRDFKSDVSSR, encoded by the coding sequence ATGGCTGATAAAAAAGCAAACCTAACCTATAACGGTGATGGTGCTATTGAACTGGATGTGCTAAAAGGCACGCTCGGTCAGGATGTAATCGATATCCGTAGTCTTGGTTCTAAAGGTGTTTTCACGTTTGACCCCGGCTTTACCTCTACCGCATCCTGCGAGTCCAAAATCACCTTTATTGATGGTGACGAAGGTATCCTGCTGCACCGCGGTTTCCCTATTGATCAGTTAGCCACCGAGTCCAACTATCTCGAAGTGTGCTACATCCTGCTCTACGGCGAAAAACCGACTCAGGAGCAGTACGACGAATTCAGAACCACCGTGACCCGCCACACCATGATCCACGAACAGATCACCCGTCTGTTCCACGGTTTCCGTCGCGATTCCCATCCGATGGCGGTGCTGTGCGGCGTGACCGGCGCGCTGGCGGCGTTCTACCACGACTCGCTGGACGTCAATAACCCGCGCCACCGTGAGATTGCGGCGTTCCGCCTGCTCTCCAAAATGCCGACTGTGGCGGCGATGTGTTACAAATATTCGATTGGCCAGCCGTTTGTTTATCCGCGTAACGACCTCTCTTACTCCGGCAACTTCCTGAATATGATGTTCTCCACCCCGTGCGAACCTTACGAGGTTAACCCGGTGCTGGAGCGCGCGATGGATCGCATTCTGATCCTGCACGCGGATCATGAGCAGAACGCCTCGACGTCGACTGTCCGTACCGCAGGCTCCTCCGGCGCGAACCCGTTTGCGTGCATCGCGGCCGGTATCGCCTCCCTGTGGGGACCGGCACACGGCGGCGCGAACGAAGCCGCACTCAAGATGCTGGAAGAGATCAGCACCGTTGAGCACATTCCGGAATTCGTGCGTCGCGCGAAAGACAAAAACGACTCTTTCCGCCTGATGGGCTTCGGTCATCGCGTTTACAAAAACTATGACCCGCGCGCTACCGTGATGCGTGAAACCTGTCACGAAGTGCTGAAAGAGCTCGGCACCAAAGATGACCTGCTGGAAGTGGCGATGGAGCTCGAAAACATCGCGCTCAACGACCCGTACTTCATTGAGAAGAAACTCTACCCGAACGTGGATTTCTACTCCGGTATCATCCTGAAAGCGATGGGTATTCCGTCTTCAATGTTCACCGTAATCTTCGCCATGGCGCGTACCGTGGGCTGGATTGCGCACTGGAACGAAATGCACAGCGAAGGTATGAAAATCGCGCGTCCGCGTCAGCTCTACACCGGCTACGAGCAGCGTGATTTCAAATCAGATGTCTCGTCGCGCTAA
- the sdhD gene encoding succinate dehydrogenase membrane anchor subunit, producing MVSNASALGRNGVHDFILVRATSIVMTLYIIYMIGFFAMNGNLTYEVWTGFFSSTFTKVFTLLTLVSILVHTWIGMWQVLTDYVKHLALRLFLQLAIVVALVVYVIYGFVVVWGV from the coding sequence ATGGTAAGCAACGCCTCCGCATTAGGACGCAACGGCGTACATGACTTCATTCTCGTTCGCGCCACCTCCATCGTCATGACGCTGTATATCATTTATATGATTGGCTTCTTCGCGATGAACGGCAACCTGACGTATGAAGTCTGGACAGGTTTCTTCTCCTCCACCTTCACCAAAGTGTTCACCCTGCTGACCCTGGTTTCGATTCTCGTCCATACGTGGATTGGGATGTGGCAGGTGCTGACCGACTACGTAAAACATCTGGCGCTGCGCCTCTTTTTGCAGCTGGCGATTGTCGTCGCTCTGGTGGTTTACGTGATTTATGGCTTTGTTGTGGTGTGGGGTGTGTAA
- the nei gene encoding endonuclease VIII — MPEGPEIRRAADKLEAAVAGKPLTHVWFAFPELKAFEAALTGARVERFETRGKALLTHFSNGLTLYSHNQLYGVWRVVKAGETPQTTRSLRVRLDTPDAAVLLYSASEIEMLDADGVAAHTFLQRVGPDVLDLSLTVEQVKERLLSPRFHRRQFSGLLLDQAFLAGLGNYLRVEILWQAQLAPRHKASALNDAQLDALARACLDIPRLSYQTRGQADENKHHGALFRFEVFHRAGKKCRRCGGIIEKTTLSSRPFYWCPGCQK; from the coding sequence ATGCCGGAAGGACCGGAGATCCGCCGCGCGGCGGACAAACTTGAAGCGGCGGTGGCCGGTAAACCGCTGACCCACGTCTGGTTTGCTTTTCCTGAACTGAAAGCGTTTGAGGCGGCGCTGACGGGCGCGCGCGTCGAGCGCTTCGAAACCCGGGGTAAAGCGCTGCTGACGCATTTTTCCAACGGGCTGACGCTCTACAGCCATAACCAGCTGTACGGGGTCTGGCGGGTGGTGAAGGCGGGCGAAACGCCCCAGACCACGCGCAGCCTGCGGGTGCGGCTCGACACCCCCGATGCCGCGGTTCTGCTCTACAGCGCCTCGGAAATTGAGATGCTCGACGCCGACGGCGTGGCGGCGCACACGTTTTTACAGCGTGTCGGGCCGGACGTGCTGGATCTGTCGCTGACGGTGGAACAGGTCAAAGAACGACTGTTAAGCCCGCGCTTTCATCGCCGACAGTTTAGCGGGCTATTGCTCGATCAGGCGTTTCTCGCCGGGCTTGGCAACTATTTGCGGGTGGAGATCCTCTGGCAGGCGCAGCTTGCGCCGCGCCATAAAGCGTCAGCGCTGAACGACGCGCAACTCGACGCGCTGGCCCGCGCCTGCCTTGATATTCCCCGGCTTTCCTACCAGACGCGCGGCCAGGCGGATGAGAACAAACACCACGGCGCGCTGTTTCGCTTCGAGGTGTTTCATCGCGCCGGGAAAAAATGCCGCCGGTGCGGGGGGATTATCGAAAAAACGACGCTGTCGTCGCGGCCGTTTTACTGGTGTCCGGGGTGTCAGAAGTGA
- a CDS encoding DUF969 domain-containing protein: protein MDGSSLLPLIGIPVVVLGFALRFNPLLVVVVAGLTTGLTVGMDFGMLLETFGEKFVNSRSLATFILILPVIGLLEYYGLKERAQAWVAKIASATSARILMLYFVVREGTAALGLMSLGGHAQTVRPLLAPMAEGAALNEYGELPQHIRDKIKAHAAACDNIAVFFGEDIFIAFGAVLLIDAFLKENGIAGIEPLHIGLWAIPTAIAALIIHMARLLRLDASVRRDVMAWRAEQGKEEAAQ, encoded by the coding sequence ATGGACGGTTCCTCTCTGTTGCCGCTCATCGGGATCCCGGTGGTGGTTCTCGGTTTTGCGCTGCGCTTTAACCCGCTGCTGGTCGTGGTGGTCGCCGGGCTGACGACAGGGCTCACGGTCGGTATGGATTTTGGCATGCTGCTGGAAACCTTTGGTGAAAAATTTGTTAACAGCCGTTCGCTCGCAACCTTCATTCTGATCCTGCCGGTGATTGGCCTGCTGGAGTATTACGGCCTGAAAGAGCGCGCCCAGGCGTGGGTGGCGAAAATCGCCAGCGCCACGTCAGCGCGAATTCTGATGCTCTATTTCGTGGTGCGCGAAGGCACCGCCGCGCTCGGGCTGATGTCGCTCGGCGGCCATGCCCAGACCGTGCGTCCGCTACTGGCGCCGATGGCTGAAGGCGCGGCGCTTAATGAATATGGCGAGCTGCCGCAACACATTCGCGACAAAATCAAAGCCCACGCCGCCGCATGCGACAACATCGCCGTGTTCTTCGGCGAAGATATTTTTATCGCTTTCGGCGCGGTGTTGCTGATTGACGCCTTCCTGAAAGAGAACGGCATAGCGGGCATCGAGCCGCTGCATATCGGCCTCTGGGCCATCCCGACCGCTATCGCGGCGCTGATTATTCATATGGCGCGCCTGCTGCGACTCGACGCCAGCGTGCGCCGTGACGTGATGGCCTGGCGTGCGGAGCAGGGCAAAGAGGAGGCGGCGCAATGA
- a CDS encoding DUF979 domain-containing protein, which translates to MSTLLTINRVYYLIGFVVMLLVVMTLRDRGNPKRFTTALFWFLFGGIFLFGDLMVQELGRSLAYRIIGGAVIVIALLAGFGLVGKGHYKMSTEAEREASSQRLRNWLFLPALLIPVVTVIGTLFLKGVSVGGVFLLDQKQLTLAALCVACVAALLVGWWLTRGTPLHAVRQSRRLVDTIGWAVILPQMLAMLGGVFVVANTGTAVQQVVSLFVDPENRFLLVVIYCIGMALFTMIMGNAFAAFPVLSAGIALPLLINHHHGDPAPLLAIGMYAGYCGTLMTPMAANFNIVPAALLELKDKYQVIKIQIPTAVTLLVVNVFLMYFIVFR; encoded by the coding sequence ATGAGCACGTTACTGACCATTAACCGCGTCTATTACCTGATTGGCTTTGTCGTGATGCTGCTGGTGGTGATGACGCTGCGCGATCGCGGCAACCCGAAGCGCTTTACCACCGCGCTGTTCTGGTTCCTGTTCGGCGGTATTTTCCTCTTCGGCGATCTGATGGTGCAGGAGCTGGGCCGTTCGCTGGCCTACCGCATCATCGGCGGCGCGGTGATTGTGATAGCGCTGCTGGCGGGCTTTGGGCTGGTAGGGAAGGGGCACTATAAAATGTCTACCGAGGCGGAGCGCGAAGCGTCGTCGCAGCGCCTGCGCAACTGGCTGTTCCTGCCCGCCCTGCTGATCCCGGTGGTGACGGTCATCGGCACGCTGTTTTTAAAAGGCGTTTCGGTGGGCGGCGTGTTCCTGCTGGATCAAAAACAGCTGACGCTTGCCGCGCTGTGCGTCGCGTGCGTCGCGGCACTGCTGGTCGGCTGGTGGCTGACGCGCGGCACGCCGCTCCATGCGGTCCGCCAGTCGCGCCGTCTGGTGGATACCATCGGCTGGGCGGTCATTTTGCCGCAGATGCTGGCGATGCTCGGTGGCGTGTTTGTCGTCGCCAATACCGGCACCGCGGTGCAGCAGGTGGTGAGCCTGTTTGTCGACCCGGAAAACCGTTTCCTGCTGGTGGTGATTTACTGCATCGGCATGGCGCTGTTTACGATGATCATGGGTAACGCGTTTGCGGCGTTCCCGGTGCTGAGCGCGGGTATTGCGCTGCCGCTGTTGATTAACCATCACCACGGCGACCCGGCGCCGCTGCTGGCTATCGGCATGTATGCCGGGTATTGCGGCACGCTGATGACGCCGATGGCGGCCAACTTTAACATCGTTCCCGCCGCGCTGCTGGAGCTGAAAGATAAGTATCAGGTGATAAAAATTCAGATCCCCACGGCGGTGACGCTGCTGGTGGTGAATGTTTTCCTGATGTATTTCATCGTGTTCCGCTAA